A genomic stretch from Phoenix dactylifera cultivar Barhee BC4 unplaced genomic scaffold, palm_55x_up_171113_PBpolish2nd_filt_p 000881F, whole genome shotgun sequence includes:
- the LOC120107491 gene encoding protein trichome birefringence-like 31, which translates to MKSPPTDRRVLTLFPFILASVLIFGITRLVTETSSASWSRALRRSFPAIFSSARRNAAELDHVLDRRCNLFEGKWVLDEHNSRPLYTEDSCPYLTRQLTCQRNGRPDSLYQKWRWKPHSCDLPRFDAVKLLESLRNKRLMFIGDSIQRTQWESMVCLLQSGAADNKKYLHKDPPRKIFVAEEFNASIEFYWAPFIVESNSDHATKHTVQKRLVHLDSIAKHGRNWKGVDVMVFNSYVWWMYKPLINATIGTLDIWQYGVPTAYRMALQTWAKWIESTVNPQNQKLFFMSSSPTHLWSWEWKAGSSGNCFNETYPIEGPYWGTGSSLDIMGAVRDALRGLKVKVTLLNITQLSEFRKDGHTSVYTERRGKLLTSEQRSEPNVYADCIHWCLPGVPDTWNEILYAHLLNRKS; encoded by the exons ATGAAGTCGCCACCCACCGATCGCCGTGTCCTGACCCTCTTCCCCTTCATTTTGGCTTCGGTTTTGATCTTCGGAATCACAAGATTAGTCACAGAGACGTCGAGTGCTAGCTGGAGTCGTGCCCTCCGTCGGTCATTTCCGGCCATCTTCAGCTCTGCAAGAAGAAATGCCGCAGAACTGGACCATGTTCTCGACCGCAGATGCAATCTCTTTGAGGGAAAGTGGGTGTTGGATGAGCATAATTCTCGCCCTCTCTATACTGAAGACAGCTGCCCCTACTTGACCAGGCAACTGACTTGCCAGAGAAATGGGAGGCCCGACTCCCTGTATCAGAAGTGGAGGTGGAAACCTCATTCATGTGACTTGCCAAG GTTTGATGCTGTGAAGCTATTGGAGAGCCTGAGGAACAAGAGGCTCATGTTCATAGGGGACTCGATTCAGAGAACGCAGTGGGAGTCCATGGTGTGCCTCCTCCAATCTGGTGCGGCTGACAACAAGAAGTACCTGCACAAGGATCCTCCAAGGAAAATTTTTGTAGCAGAG GAGTTCAATGCATCAATCGAGTTCTACTGGGCTCCCTTTATCGTGGAGTCAAATTCCGACCATGCTACGAAGCACACGGTGCAGAAGAGGCTGGTCCATTTAGACTCTATTGCCAAGCATGGCCGGAATTGGAAGGGAGTCGATGTCATGGTTTTCAATAGCTATGTGTGGTGGATGTACAAACCTCTCATCAACGCCAC AATTGGCACTCTTGACATCTGGCAGTACGGTGTCCCCACTGCATATAGAATGGCTCTACAAACTTGGGCTAAATGGATTGAATCCACCGTCAATCCTCAGAACCAGAAGCTCTTCTTCATGAGCTCATCACCAACCCATCTATG GAGCTGGGAATGGAAAGCTGGAAGCAGTGGGAACTGCTTCAACGAGACGTATCCGATCGAAGGTCCATACTGGGGGACAGGATCTAGCTTGGATATCATGGGGGCAGTGAGAGATGCCTTGCGAGGGCTCAAGGTAAAAGTGACGCTGCTGAACATCACCCAGTTGTCAGAGTTCCGCAAGGACGGACACACATCGGTTTACACCGAGAGAAGAGGCAAGCTTTTAACAAGTGAGCAGAGATCGGAGCCCAACGTTTATGCCGATTGCATCCATTGGTGCCTGCCTGGCGTTCCAGATACCTGGAACGAAATATTGTATGCACATTTGTTAAATAGAAAGTCGTAG
- the LOC103702995 gene encoding uncharacterized protein LOC103702995 isoform X4 has protein sequence MHYCSQITLWEMFQKGISNLFCICGSLSLISMDFTCENRGWAFSQKENPSWADNIYQKVEKMCTNKMVQVPRKYVNVVGEHVKKFLDEVDEWLDPSSNCAKEIDFDKSIDNDYKKSSERVDENHLNELATSAIEEPIISSMEDMKLVTLPDITQDTPSNEHEKEQIPAETTDSSCTGVDGNYRKTADAFTSSDVTSALSADEVLPSESHNNMVLEERFIVSGNNTSTEICDVIAGTSTSKDTASLVQSLGNELEQKIGTNRSEADVQLPESELEEFEDVDLQDSWDDDDEDYELASVSYQEFKNRSYKKKLKAAITSKLRLSKNYGQVAYWHQDTSKPMQDRQGITASSFSKSSSIHDTMESDWEFL, from the exons ATGCACTACTGTTCACAAATTACATTGTGGGAGATGTTCCAGAAGGGGATTTCTAATCTATTTTGCATATGTG GAAGCTTATCTTTGATCAGTATGGATTTTACATGTGAAAATCGAGGGTGGGCTTTCTCTCAAAAAGAAAATCCATCTTGGGCTGACAACATATATCAGAAGGTAGAAAAAATGTGCACCAATAAAATGGTTCAG GTTCCTCGCAAATATGTTAATGTAGTGGGTGAACATGTTAAAAAGTTCCTTGACGAGGTTGATGAATGGCTCGACCCTTctagtaattgtgctaaggagaTAGATTTTGATAAATCTATTGATAATGATTATAAGAAATCAAGTGAAAGAGTTGATGAAAACCACTTAAATGAATTAGCAACTTCTGCCATAGAGGAGCCTATCATTTCTTCAATGGAAGATATGAAACTTGTCACACTCCCTGATATAACCCAAGATACTCCAAGCAATGAACATGAAAAGGAACAAATTCCAGCTGAAACTACAGATTCTAGTTGCACAGGTGTAGATGGAAATTATAGAAAAACTGCAGATGCATTCACATCTTCTGACGTCACAAGTGCTCTGTCAGCTGATGAAGTCCTTCCATCAGAGTCCCATAACAATATGGTGCTTGAAGAAAGGTTCATTGTGTCGGGCAATAATACATCAACTGAAATATGTG ATGTCATTGCAGGCACCTCTACATCTAAGGACACAGCATCTCTTGTGCAGTCTCTTGGAAACGAACTTGAGCAAAAAATTGGAACTAATAGATCAGAGGCTGATGTGCAATTACCCGAATCAG AACTCGAAGAATTTGAGGATGTAGATCTTCAGGATAGCtgggatgatgatgatgaagactATGAACTTGCTTCAGTCTCGTATCAAGAATTCAAGAATAGGTCATACAAG AAAAAACTCAAGGCTGCTATAACTTCAAAACTGCGGCTGTCGAAGAATTATGGGCAGGTAGCATATTGGCACCAGGATACCAGCAAGCCAATGCAGGACAGACAAGGAATTACTGCTTCGTCGTTTTCGAAGTCATCCTCTATTCACGATACCATGGAGTCTGATTGGGAATTCCTGTAA
- the LOC103702995 gene encoding uncharacterized protein LOC103702995 isoform X5: protein MHYCSQITLWEMFQKGISNLFCICGSLSLISMDFTCENRGWAFSQKENPSWADNIYQKVEKMCTNKMVQVPRKYVNVVGEHVKKFLDEVDEWLDPSSNCAKEIDFDKSIDNDYKKSSERVDENHLNELATSAIEEPIISSMEDMKLVTLPDITQDTPSNEHEKEQIPAETTDSSCTGVDGNYRKTADAFTSSDVTSALSADEVLPSESHNNMVLEERFIVSGNNTSTEICGTSTSKDTASLVQSLGNELEQKIGTNRSEADVQLPESELEEFEDVDLQDSWDDDDEDYELASVSYQEFKNRSYKKKLKAAITSKLRLSKNYGQVAYWHQDTSKPMQDRQGITASSFSKSSSIHDTMESDWEFL from the exons ATGCACTACTGTTCACAAATTACATTGTGGGAGATGTTCCAGAAGGGGATTTCTAATCTATTTTGCATATGTG GAAGCTTATCTTTGATCAGTATGGATTTTACATGTGAAAATCGAGGGTGGGCTTTCTCTCAAAAAGAAAATCCATCTTGGGCTGACAACATATATCAGAAGGTAGAAAAAATGTGCACCAATAAAATGGTTCAG GTTCCTCGCAAATATGTTAATGTAGTGGGTGAACATGTTAAAAAGTTCCTTGACGAGGTTGATGAATGGCTCGACCCTTctagtaattgtgctaaggagaTAGATTTTGATAAATCTATTGATAATGATTATAAGAAATCAAGTGAAAGAGTTGATGAAAACCACTTAAATGAATTAGCAACTTCTGCCATAGAGGAGCCTATCATTTCTTCAATGGAAGATATGAAACTTGTCACACTCCCTGATATAACCCAAGATACTCCAAGCAATGAACATGAAAAGGAACAAATTCCAGCTGAAACTACAGATTCTAGTTGCACAGGTGTAGATGGAAATTATAGAAAAACTGCAGATGCATTCACATCTTCTGACGTCACAAGTGCTCTGTCAGCTGATGAAGTCCTTCCATCAGAGTCCCATAACAATATGGTGCTTGAAGAAAGGTTCATTGTGTCGGGCAATAATACATCAACTGAAATATGTG GCACCTCTACATCTAAGGACACAGCATCTCTTGTGCAGTCTCTTGGAAACGAACTTGAGCAAAAAATTGGAACTAATAGATCAGAGGCTGATGTGCAATTACCCGAATCAG AACTCGAAGAATTTGAGGATGTAGATCTTCAGGATAGCtgggatgatgatgatgaagactATGAACTTGCTTCAGTCTCGTATCAAGAATTCAAGAATAGGTCATACAAG AAAAAACTCAAGGCTGCTATAACTTCAAAACTGCGGCTGTCGAAGAATTATGGGCAGGTAGCATATTGGCACCAGGATACCAGCAAGCCAATGCAGGACAGACAAGGAATTACTGCTTCGTCGTTTTCGAAGTCATCCTCTATTCACGATACCATGGAGTCTGATTGGGAATTCCTGTAA
- the LOC103702995 gene encoding uncharacterized protein LOC103702995 isoform X6: MDFTCENRGWAFSQKENPSWADNIYQKVEKMCTNKMVQVPRKYVNVVGEHVKKFLDEVDEWLDPSSNCAKEIDFDKSIDNDYKKSSERVDENHLNELATSAIEEPIISSMEDMKLVTLPDITQDTPSNEHEKEQIPAETTDSSCTGVDGNYRKTADAFTSSDVTSALSADEVLPSESHNNMVLEERFIVSGNNTSTEICDVIAGTSTSKDTASLVQSLGNELEQKIGTNRSEADVQLPESAVSEISDFSGREDLFSSTDLAELSAELEEFEDVDLQDSWDDDDEDYELASVSYQEFKNRSYKKKLKAAITSKLRLSKNYGQVAYWHQDTSKPMQDRQGITASSFSKSSSIHDTMESDWEFL; encoded by the exons ATGGATTTTACATGTGAAAATCGAGGGTGGGCTTTCTCTCAAAAAGAAAATCCATCTTGGGCTGACAACATATATCAGAAGGTAGAAAAAATGTGCACCAATAAAATGGTTCAG GTTCCTCGCAAATATGTTAATGTAGTGGGTGAACATGTTAAAAAGTTCCTTGACGAGGTTGATGAATGGCTCGACCCTTctagtaattgtgctaaggagaTAGATTTTGATAAATCTATTGATAATGATTATAAGAAATCAAGTGAAAGAGTTGATGAAAACCACTTAAATGAATTAGCAACTTCTGCCATAGAGGAGCCTATCATTTCTTCAATGGAAGATATGAAACTTGTCACACTCCCTGATATAACCCAAGATACTCCAAGCAATGAACATGAAAAGGAACAAATTCCAGCTGAAACTACAGATTCTAGTTGCACAGGTGTAGATGGAAATTATAGAAAAACTGCAGATGCATTCACATCTTCTGACGTCACAAGTGCTCTGTCAGCTGATGAAGTCCTTCCATCAGAGTCCCATAACAATATGGTGCTTGAAGAAAGGTTCATTGTGTCGGGCAATAATACATCAACTGAAATATGTG ATGTCATTGCAGGCACCTCTACATCTAAGGACACAGCATCTCTTGTGCAGTCTCTTGGAAACGAACTTGAGCAAAAAATTGGAACTAATAGATCAGAGGCTGATGTGCAATTACCCGAATCAG CCGTTTCAGAAATTTCAGACTTCTCTGGTAGGGAAGACTTGTTCAGCAGTACTGATCTAGCTGAACTGAGTGCAGAACTCGAAGAATTTGAGGATGTAGATCTTCAGGATAGCtgggatgatgatgatgaagactATGAACTTGCTTCAGTCTCGTATCAAGAATTCAAGAATAGGTCATACAAG AAAAAACTCAAGGCTGCTATAACTTCAAAACTGCGGCTGTCGAAGAATTATGGGCAGGTAGCATATTGGCACCAGGATACCAGCAAGCCAATGCAGGACAGACAAGGAATTACTGCTTCGTCGTTTTCGAAGTCATCCTCTATTCACGATACCATGGAGTCTGATTGGGAATTCCTGTAA
- the LOC103702995 gene encoding uncharacterized protein LOC103702995 isoform X3 codes for MHYCSQITLWEMFQKGISNLFCICGSLSLISMDFTCENRGWAFSQKENPSWADNIYQKVPRKYVNVVGEHVKKFLDEVDEWLDPSSNCAKEIDFDKSIDNDYKKSSERVDENHLNELATSAIEEPIISSMEDMKLVTLPDITQDTPSNEHEKEQIPAETTDSSCTGVDGNYRKTADAFTSSDVTSALSADEVLPSESHNNMVLEERFIVSGNNTSTEICDVIAGTSTSKDTASLVQSLGNELEQKIGTNRSEADVQLPESAVSEISDFSGREDLFSSTDLAELSAELEEFEDVDLQDSWDDDDEDYELASVSYQEFKNRSYKKKLKAAITSKLRLSKNYGQVAYWHQDTSKPMQDRQGITASSFSKSSSIHDTMESDWEFL; via the exons ATGCACTACTGTTCACAAATTACATTGTGGGAGATGTTCCAGAAGGGGATTTCTAATCTATTTTGCATATGTG GAAGCTTATCTTTGATCAGTATGGATTTTACATGTGAAAATCGAGGGTGGGCTTTCTCTCAAAAAGAAAATCCATCTTGGGCTGACAACATATATCAGAAG GTTCCTCGCAAATATGTTAATGTAGTGGGTGAACATGTTAAAAAGTTCCTTGACGAGGTTGATGAATGGCTCGACCCTTctagtaattgtgctaaggagaTAGATTTTGATAAATCTATTGATAATGATTATAAGAAATCAAGTGAAAGAGTTGATGAAAACCACTTAAATGAATTAGCAACTTCTGCCATAGAGGAGCCTATCATTTCTTCAATGGAAGATATGAAACTTGTCACACTCCCTGATATAACCCAAGATACTCCAAGCAATGAACATGAAAAGGAACAAATTCCAGCTGAAACTACAGATTCTAGTTGCACAGGTGTAGATGGAAATTATAGAAAAACTGCAGATGCATTCACATCTTCTGACGTCACAAGTGCTCTGTCAGCTGATGAAGTCCTTCCATCAGAGTCCCATAACAATATGGTGCTTGAAGAAAGGTTCATTGTGTCGGGCAATAATACATCAACTGAAATATGTG ATGTCATTGCAGGCACCTCTACATCTAAGGACACAGCATCTCTTGTGCAGTCTCTTGGAAACGAACTTGAGCAAAAAATTGGAACTAATAGATCAGAGGCTGATGTGCAATTACCCGAATCAG CCGTTTCAGAAATTTCAGACTTCTCTGGTAGGGAAGACTTGTTCAGCAGTACTGATCTAGCTGAACTGAGTGCAGAACTCGAAGAATTTGAGGATGTAGATCTTCAGGATAGCtgggatgatgatgatgaagactATGAACTTGCTTCAGTCTCGTATCAAGAATTCAAGAATAGGTCATACAAG AAAAAACTCAAGGCTGCTATAACTTCAAAACTGCGGCTGTCGAAGAATTATGGGCAGGTAGCATATTGGCACCAGGATACCAGCAAGCCAATGCAGGACAGACAAGGAATTACTGCTTCGTCGTTTTCGAAGTCATCCTCTATTCACGATACCATGGAGTCTGATTGGGAATTCCTGTAA
- the LOC103702995 gene encoding uncharacterized protein LOC103702995 isoform X2, with protein sequence MHYCSQITLWEMFQKGISNLFCICGSLSLISMDFTCENRGWAFSQKENPSWADNIYQKVEKMCTNKMVQVPRKYVNVVGEHVKKFLDEVDEWLDPSSNCAKEIDFDKSIDNDYKKSSERVDENHLNELATSAIEEPIISSMEDMKLVTLPDITQDTPSNEHEKEQIPAETTDSSCTGVDGNYRKTADAFTSSDVTSALSADEVLPSESHNNMVLEERFIVSGNNTSTEICGTSTSKDTASLVQSLGNELEQKIGTNRSEADVQLPESAVSEISDFSGREDLFSSTDLAELSAELEEFEDVDLQDSWDDDDEDYELASVSYQEFKNRSYKKKLKAAITSKLRLSKNYGQVAYWHQDTSKPMQDRQGITASSFSKSSSIHDTMESDWEFL encoded by the exons ATGCACTACTGTTCACAAATTACATTGTGGGAGATGTTCCAGAAGGGGATTTCTAATCTATTTTGCATATGTG GAAGCTTATCTTTGATCAGTATGGATTTTACATGTGAAAATCGAGGGTGGGCTTTCTCTCAAAAAGAAAATCCATCTTGGGCTGACAACATATATCAGAAGGTAGAAAAAATGTGCACCAATAAAATGGTTCAG GTTCCTCGCAAATATGTTAATGTAGTGGGTGAACATGTTAAAAAGTTCCTTGACGAGGTTGATGAATGGCTCGACCCTTctagtaattgtgctaaggagaTAGATTTTGATAAATCTATTGATAATGATTATAAGAAATCAAGTGAAAGAGTTGATGAAAACCACTTAAATGAATTAGCAACTTCTGCCATAGAGGAGCCTATCATTTCTTCAATGGAAGATATGAAACTTGTCACACTCCCTGATATAACCCAAGATACTCCAAGCAATGAACATGAAAAGGAACAAATTCCAGCTGAAACTACAGATTCTAGTTGCACAGGTGTAGATGGAAATTATAGAAAAACTGCAGATGCATTCACATCTTCTGACGTCACAAGTGCTCTGTCAGCTGATGAAGTCCTTCCATCAGAGTCCCATAACAATATGGTGCTTGAAGAAAGGTTCATTGTGTCGGGCAATAATACATCAACTGAAATATGTG GCACCTCTACATCTAAGGACACAGCATCTCTTGTGCAGTCTCTTGGAAACGAACTTGAGCAAAAAATTGGAACTAATAGATCAGAGGCTGATGTGCAATTACCCGAATCAG CCGTTTCAGAAATTTCAGACTTCTCTGGTAGGGAAGACTTGTTCAGCAGTACTGATCTAGCTGAACTGAGTGCAGAACTCGAAGAATTTGAGGATGTAGATCTTCAGGATAGCtgggatgatgatgatgaagactATGAACTTGCTTCAGTCTCGTATCAAGAATTCAAGAATAGGTCATACAAG AAAAAACTCAAGGCTGCTATAACTTCAAAACTGCGGCTGTCGAAGAATTATGGGCAGGTAGCATATTGGCACCAGGATACCAGCAAGCCAATGCAGGACAGACAAGGAATTACTGCTTCGTCGTTTTCGAAGTCATCCTCTATTCACGATACCATGGAGTCTGATTGGGAATTCCTGTAA
- the LOC103702995 gene encoding uncharacterized protein LOC103702995 isoform X1, giving the protein MHYCSQITLWEMFQKGISNLFCICGSLSLISMDFTCENRGWAFSQKENPSWADNIYQKVEKMCTNKMVQVPRKYVNVVGEHVKKFLDEVDEWLDPSSNCAKEIDFDKSIDNDYKKSSERVDENHLNELATSAIEEPIISSMEDMKLVTLPDITQDTPSNEHEKEQIPAETTDSSCTGVDGNYRKTADAFTSSDVTSALSADEVLPSESHNNMVLEERFIVSGNNTSTEICDVIAGTSTSKDTASLVQSLGNELEQKIGTNRSEADVQLPESAVSEISDFSGREDLFSSTDLAELSAELEEFEDVDLQDSWDDDDEDYELASVSYQEFKNRSYKKKLKAAITSKLRLSKNYGQVAYWHQDTSKPMQDRQGITASSFSKSSSIHDTMESDWEFL; this is encoded by the exons ATGCACTACTGTTCACAAATTACATTGTGGGAGATGTTCCAGAAGGGGATTTCTAATCTATTTTGCATATGTG GAAGCTTATCTTTGATCAGTATGGATTTTACATGTGAAAATCGAGGGTGGGCTTTCTCTCAAAAAGAAAATCCATCTTGGGCTGACAACATATATCAGAAGGTAGAAAAAATGTGCACCAATAAAATGGTTCAG GTTCCTCGCAAATATGTTAATGTAGTGGGTGAACATGTTAAAAAGTTCCTTGACGAGGTTGATGAATGGCTCGACCCTTctagtaattgtgctaaggagaTAGATTTTGATAAATCTATTGATAATGATTATAAGAAATCAAGTGAAAGAGTTGATGAAAACCACTTAAATGAATTAGCAACTTCTGCCATAGAGGAGCCTATCATTTCTTCAATGGAAGATATGAAACTTGTCACACTCCCTGATATAACCCAAGATACTCCAAGCAATGAACATGAAAAGGAACAAATTCCAGCTGAAACTACAGATTCTAGTTGCACAGGTGTAGATGGAAATTATAGAAAAACTGCAGATGCATTCACATCTTCTGACGTCACAAGTGCTCTGTCAGCTGATGAAGTCCTTCCATCAGAGTCCCATAACAATATGGTGCTTGAAGAAAGGTTCATTGTGTCGGGCAATAATACATCAACTGAAATATGTG ATGTCATTGCAGGCACCTCTACATCTAAGGACACAGCATCTCTTGTGCAGTCTCTTGGAAACGAACTTGAGCAAAAAATTGGAACTAATAGATCAGAGGCTGATGTGCAATTACCCGAATCAG CCGTTTCAGAAATTTCAGACTTCTCTGGTAGGGAAGACTTGTTCAGCAGTACTGATCTAGCTGAACTGAGTGCAGAACTCGAAGAATTTGAGGATGTAGATCTTCAGGATAGCtgggatgatgatgatgaagactATGAACTTGCTTCAGTCTCGTATCAAGAATTCAAGAATAGGTCATACAAG AAAAAACTCAAGGCTGCTATAACTTCAAAACTGCGGCTGTCGAAGAATTATGGGCAGGTAGCATATTGGCACCAGGATACCAGCAAGCCAATGCAGGACAGACAAGGAATTACTGCTTCGTCGTTTTCGAAGTCATCCTCTATTCACGATACCATGGAGTCTGATTGGGAATTCCTGTAA